From Micromonas commoda chromosome 15, complete sequence, one genomic window encodes:
- a CDS encoding predicted protein: protein MSAIPATPAFEDETRAASPAAGLHPALTKNHAPRDDVPEKTTTTCLFSSDEEPVGSTTPSNAEAPAPKSKRRRHRHPKHVRDAIKAGAAAASRVRSPYSPDPEAEKSTGRGWENDSTAGTKIRTAETDATGDSAGKFICDDDWNLSHGRGSNTSKPAAIMSRAGGLEVRVDRGRAAAEASRAREFGPKARWTCRVKRSPPKRGDETSRDRPPPHLRYAPRLRSPDDDDDDGGSEPSLAPSSDDDDDDGWGPTVGLARKRHHSFNAVATAGAIAAAHERAALEAAHEALEALGDSEEERGTEDFPAPRAEEEKERVTDARATSTERVARERTRERRRSRSPIRQIRVAARAKTLSPETRRGASPQPSRFSRRVSVTRGPQRWSPPRDRWHDRDARRRLSRSRSRSRSPSPRRRHPSSWSPTHRRRDREDDWNPAGERNAFPYASRRDPYASPPRASPIERTCASDPRKATSSGLLQPRREEPYPTPPPRSESFPLPHWSTRTFGTVEAAAVQQTTGQPMKFKSKLCEDWTRHGRCPAGDVCGYAHGASQLRDSVVPGFDPTNESHVRAHTYRACVHTALCHVSRSRVWVDEFADVFRYVWNTDLELPVRFGGVPYSMEEYLVRFMSPHTVRVFELDGRAAVTLATPTFDEARRRETNDDDAFGVRRGVRGDGRENERPWAADDWSSDRDDRYDRSNNLRRRDGDFFSADEERPRKKPRAIVVDRRDAWFIDTNGNNGLIIGAKGKTIKAMESQSGANIDANSKAHIVEIFGRADAVRSARLMIEHKLGEFHKDFIGAATMRDLLNARRREPNRSTGARQSPHRQSPAADRGEDSRDSVTEPCATPIDNEQSPSRQERQSPMKPPAADHGCEACGLRFTDEKELRAHKLTKGHLSSIRAAAGFDSPKTLVEHKRPKCELCDVTCTSNVNLRAHYAGRKHKEMLARREAEDRKTKAEDWKKKNSR from the coding sequence ATGTCGGCGAtacccgcgacgcccgcgttcgaggacgagacgcgcgcggcatcgcccgccgcgggccttCACCCTGCGCTAACGAAGAATCATGCACCGAGAGACGACGTCCCGGAGAAAACAACAACAACATGTCTCTTCTCGTCCGATGAGGAGCCCGtggggtcgacgacgccgtcgaacgcggagGCACCCGCGCCCAAGTCGAAGCGGCGGAGGCACCGGCACCCGAagcacgtccgcgacgccatcaaagccggtgccgccgccgcatcgcgcgTGAGGTCGCCGTACTCGCCCGACCCGGAGGCCGAGAAGTCGACAGGACGAGGCTGGGAAAATGACAGCACAGCTGGCACGAAGATTCGGACTGCCGAGACTGACGCGACTGGAGACTCGGCCGGAAAGTTCATTTGCGACGATGACTGGAACCTCAGTCACGGCAGAGGCTCTAATACGAGTAAGCCGGCGGCTATTAtgagccgcgcgggggggctcgaggtgcgcgtcgaccggggccgcgccgccgccgaggcgtctcgcgcgcgcgagttcgGCCCGaaggcgcggtggacgtgccGCGTCAAGCGCTCGCCGCCCAagcgcggggacgagacatcccgcgaccgcccgcccccgcacCTCAGGTACGCGCCGAGGCTCAGgagccccgacgacgacgacgacgacggggggtCCGAgccctcgctcgcgccttcctccgatgacgacgacgacgacggatggGGGCCGACCGTGGGGCTTGCGCGCAAACGGCACCACAGCTtcaacgcggtggcgaccgcaggggcgatcgccgcggcgcacgagcgagcggcgctcgaggcggcgcacgaagcgctcgaggcgctcggagactccgaggaggagaggggGACGGAGGACTttcccgccccccgcgccgaggaggagaaggaacgGGTCACGGACGCTcgggcgacgtccacggagcgcgtcgcgcgcgaacggaCGCGCGAGCGAAGACGCTCGAGGTCGCCGATACGCCagatccgcgtcgccgcgcgagcgaagaCGCTGTCTCCCgagacgcgtcgaggcgcgtcgccccaACCTTCTCGGTTTTCGCGCCGAGTCTCGGTCACGCGCGGTCCTCAacggtggtcgccgccgcgcgatcggtGGCACGACcgtgacgcgcggcgccgactgtcgcgctcgcgctcgcgctcgcgctcgccgtcgccgcgacggcgccacccgtcgtcgtggtccccgacccaccgccggcgcgaccgagAAGACGACTGGAACCCGGCGGGAGAGCGGAACGCCTTTCCCTACGCGTCCCGCCGCGATCCttacgcgtcgccgccgcgcgcgtcgcccatcgagcggacgtgcgcgtccgACCCGCGGAaggcgacgtcctccgggCTCctccagccgcggcgggaggaacCCTACCCGacaccgcccccgcgttcGGAGTCGTTCCCGCTCCCTCACTGGTCGACTCGAACCTTCGGCaccgtcgaggccgccgcggttcaGCAAACCACGGGCCAACCCATGAAGTTCAAGTCGAAGCTGTGCGAGGATTGGACGCGGCACGGACGGTGTCCGGCTGGCGACGTGTGCGGCtacgcgcacggcgcgagccAGCTTCGAGACTCGGTCGTGCCGGGGTTTGACCCGACGAACGAGTCTCACGTCAGGGCCCACACGTACCGCGCGTGCGTACACACCGCGCTGTGCCACGTCTCGCGAAGTCGCGTCTGGGTCGACGAGTTCGCAGATGTGTTCAGGTACGTCTGGAACACCGATCTGGAGCTGCCGGTACGGTTCGGCGGGGTTCCGTATTCGATGGAGGAGTACCTGGTTCGGTTCATGTCGCCGCACACGGTTCGGGTGTTTGAACTCGACGgaagggcggcggtgacgctggcgacgccgacgttcgACGaagcacggcgccgcgagacgaacgacgacgacgcgttcggggttcgacgcggggtgcggggtgacgggcgcgaaaACGAACGTccgtgggcggcggacgaTTGGAGCtccgaccgcgacgaccgttacgaccgaTCCAAcaaccttcgccgccgcgacggcgatttCTTCTCAGCCGACGAGGAGAGGCCGAGGAAGAAGCCCCgggcgatcgtcgtcgaccgacGAGACGCGTGGTTCATCGACACCAACGGCAACAACGGCCTCATCATCGGCGCAAAGGGTAAGACCATCAAGGCCATGGAGAGCCAATCGGGCGCGAACATCGACGCCAACAGCAAGGCACACATCGTTGAAATATtcggtcgcgccgacgccgtgcgaAGCGCCAGGCTGATGATCGAGCACAAGCTGGGCGAGTTCCACAAAGATttcatcggcgcggcgacgatgcgggaCCTCCTCAACGCGCGAAGGCGCGAGCCGAATCGCTCGACGGGCGCCCGGCAGTCGCCGCACCGGCAGTCGCCGGCGGCTGACCGCGGGGAGGACTCCAGGGATTCGGTCACCGAGCCTTGCGCGACGCCCATCGATAACGAACAGTCTCCGTCGCGACAAGAGCGGCAGTCTCCGATGAaaccgccggcggcggaccacGGGTGCGAAGCGTGCGGACTGCGCTTCACGGACGAGAAAGAGCTGAGGGCGCACAAATTAACCAAAGGACACCTCTCGTCgattcgcgccgccgccgggttcgacTCGCCAAAAACGCTGGTGGAACACAAGAGGCCCAAGTGCGAGCTGTGTGACGTCACCTGCACCTCAAATGTAAATCTTCGAGCGCACTACGCGGGTAGAAAGCACAAAGAGATGCTCGCGAGAAGAGAAGCGGAGGATCGGAAGACAAAGGCGGAGGATTGGAAGAAAAAGAATTCACGATGA
- a CDS encoding predicted protein: MATGQFEMEPGEIDPYGYVIAAIGFACFTHFYGSIKVSLARKRFNINYPKLYAESSDAHNVEFNCVQRAHQQTLEWLAMCQLLAAVNGMVFPKAAAFFLCIWTVGKLLYIHGYSSGKPSGRHFGGMVAHMGDISLVVMSFVSANKLLGGLIP; encoded by the exons ATGGCCACCGGACAGTTCGAGATGGAGCCCGGCGAGATTGACCCGTACGGctacgtcatcgccgccatcggaTTCGCGTGCTTCACGCACTTCTACGGCAGCATCAAG GTGAGCCTGGCGCGCAAAAGGTTCAACATCAACTACCCGAAGCTGTACGCCGAGTCGTCGGATGCTCACAACGTAGAGTTCAACTGCGTTCAGCGGGCACACCAGCAGACGCTCGAGTGGCTCGCGATGTGCCagcttctcgccgccgtcaatGGCATGGTTTTCCCGAAAGCCGCCGCGTTTTTCCTTTGCATCTGGACCGTGGGCAAGCTCCTCTACATCCACGGGTACTCCAGCGGTAAGCCGAGCGGCAGGCACTTCGGAGGGATGGTCGCGCACATGGGGGACATTTCTCTGGTGGTCATGAGCTTCGTGTCGGCGAacaagctcctcggcgggttAATCCCGTAG
- a CDS encoding predicted protein, which produces MGDKRKLQSEIDRTLKKIDEGLDVYDRIYQKVVDAESQSNKEKYEGDLKKEIKKLQRYRDQVKQWASSNDVRDKTPLLEARKLIEGKMESFKIIEKETKTKAFSKQGLEAARERKDPREQARDEAREWLNNSVDELQTQIEAFEAEIESLAETKKSKSKSSSRPPRLGHLEESMSRHHQHIQRMELVLRLVDNEALQPEDVADLKDLVEDYIDRNQDDFEEFGDVEDMYADLELDDLAEAVASGEVSHDVGKPAVLQKLESEEGANNKESADSSNDGAPSKALARGNANSDSSSSLVRQEALRKGKDGSVNDVAKPASPAPTLGSGGKKIPAPLGLSKPLASGGEVPGPSPGLQSGGPVPGPKGREGQLGGNGGSWGAPGGGNGQPLSGQPGSGPGLQQQQSWGFGSGGDPPVFGNQSPNQPTTQGGTSSGAAGVKFPLPKPAPGSPLLGGAQNNQGGSPAKNLPAPKFGVDPSKAGGVNAAAQAQAQAQAAQLAGDPKPAADEDSLALDLPGGVADLADGSKHPLAVRLGGMAHEDPGVNIRLLESAYRNLPTPEDGTWTRRRVEPPAKPPPPSYPSSTPPVLDNPALFERLDADALFFAFYHQQGTAQQYLAARELKRANWRFHKKYATWFARQEDPKVSTEEYEQGSYIYFDFNMSADGGWCQRSKGDFLFEYSQLESEMN; this is translated from the exons ATGGGCGACAAGCGGAAGCTCCAGTCGGAGATTGACCGCACCCTCAAGAAGATCGACGAGGGCTTGGACGTCTACGACCGCATCTACCAGAAGGtggtcgacgccgagagcCAGAGCAACAAGGAGAAGTATGAG GGCGACCTCAAGAAGGAGATCAAGAAGCTCCAGCGCTACCGCGATCAGGTCAAGCAGTGGGCGAGCAGCAACGACGTCCGTGACAAGACGCcgctgctcgaggcgcgcaAGCTGATCGAGGGGAAGATGGAATCGTTCAAGATCATCGAGAAGGAGACGAAGACGAAAGCCTTCTCCAAGCAGgggctggaggcggcgagggagaggaAGGACCCGCGGGAAcaggcgagggacgaggcgagggagtGGCTGAACAACTCGGTGGACGAGCTGCAGACGCAGATTGAGGCGTTTGAAGCCGAGATCGAGTCCCTCGCCGAGACGAAAAAGTCCAAGAGCAAATCGTCCAGCCGGCCGCCCCGGCTCGGGCACCTCGAGGAGTCCATGTCCCGCCACCACCAACACATCCAGCGCATGGAGCTAGTGCTCCGCCTGGTGGACAACGAGGCGTTGCagcccgaggacgtcgccgacctgAAGGACCTCGTGGAGGATTACATCGATCGCAACCAGGACGATTTCGAGGAGTTTGGAGACGTCGAGGACATGTACGCGGACCTGGAGctggacgacctcgccgaggctgtcgcgagcggcgaggtaTCGCACGACGTGGGCAAGCCCGCGGTGCTGCAGAAGCTGGAgtccgaggagggcgccaaCAACAAAGAGTCCGCGGATTCGTCAAACGACGGGGCACCGTCGAAGGCGTTGGCGCGGGGCAACGCCAACTCggactcgtcctcgtccctcgTAAGGCAGGAGGCGCTTCGCAAGGGGAAGGACGGGTCGGTTAACGACGTCGCCAAACCCGCGTCCCCGGCTCCTACGCtgggcagcggcggcaaGAAGATACCCGCGCCACTCGGGCTGAGCaagccgctcgcgtccggcggcgaggtccccGGGCCGAGCCCGGGGTTGCAGAGCGGCGGACCGGTCCCAGGGCCGAAGGGGCGGGAGGGCCAACtgggcggcaacggcgggagctggggcgcgccggggggcggTAACGGCCAGCCCTTGAGCGGCCAGCCCGGGTCCGGGCCCGGGTTGCAGCAGCAGCAATCGTGGGGTttcggcagcggcggcgacccgccgGTGTTTGGGAACCAGTCGCCCAACCAACCGACGACGCAGGGAGGAACGTCATCAGGCGCTGCAGGGGTTAAGTTTCCGCTGcccaagcccgcgcccggaTCGCCCCTCCTCGGGGGTGCGCAGAACAACCAGGGCGGATCGCCGGCGAAGAATCTTCCCGCGCCCAAATTCGGCGTCGACCCCTCCAAGGCTGGCGgggtgaacgccgccgcgcaggcgcaggcgcaggcgcaggcggcacagctggcgggtgATCCCAAGCCCGCGGCTGACGAGGATTCTCTCGCGCTCgacctccccggcggcgtcgcggatctcGCCGACGGGAGCAAGCACCCGCTGGCggtgcgcctcggcggcatGGCGCACGAGGACCCGGGCGTCAACATCCGGCTGCTCGAGAGCGCGTACCGCAACCTTCCGACGCCGGAGGacgggacgtggacgaggcggcgtgTGGAGCCACCcgccaagccgccgccgccgagctacccgtcgtcgacgcctccggTTTTGGATAACCCCGCGCTCTTCGAgcggctcgacgcggacgctcTGTTTTTCGCCTTTTACCACCAGCAGGGCACGGCGCAGCAgtacctcgcggcgagggagttGAAACGCGCCAACTGGCGGTTTCATAAGAAGTACGCCACGTGGTTCGCCAGGCAGGAGGATCCGAAGGTGTCCACCGAGGAGTACGAGCAGGGGAGTTACATCTACTTCGACTTTAACATGAGCGCGGACGGGGGTTGGTGCCAGCGGTCGAAGGGGGATTTTCTGTTCGAGTACTCGCAGCTCGAGAGCGAGATGAACTGA
- a CDS encoding predicted protein: MSVALTRSCEHGCEDAVLVLLQHGAEHSRANGRGDTPLHVAAEAGHLRCVEALLAAGADLTARNGDGKTPIAMSR; this comes from the coding sequence ATGAGCGTCGCCCTGACCCGCTCGTGCGAGCACGGATGCGAAGACGCGGTCCTGGTGCTCCTTCAGCACGGAGCCGAGCACTCCCGCGCCAACGGCCGGGGCGATACCCCCttgcacgtcgccgcggaggctgggcACCTCCGATGCGTCGAGGCTCTGTTAGCCGCGGGAGCAGACCTGACGGCGCGGAACGGCGACGGAAAGACGCCAATAGCGATGTCGCGG
- a CDS encoding glycosyltransferase family 33 protein (candidate b-glycosyltransferase), which yields RPRVQVVVLGDFGRSPRMQYHALSLADSLGADVDVVAYVGSEPRREVAIHPSIRMALIPPPPAWTNARHVPRIVALAVRVATQTAQMLWTTAVALPRPTHVLLQTPPCVPSFAVCWLVCLIRRAKFVIDWHNFAYTLMALKFGPSSPIVFIAKVYERMLGRLGHAHLAVTDAMATWLDERWGIRDAVVLHDAPPEFFRPASVTETSALMRRLAPSLDASPAKVPGDCCDAILVGGGDPLTTTTTGRGGARWREGRPALVVSSTSWTPDEDFGVLLDALTLYDSVAGADANATTSRYPDLLVIVTGKGPQRAHYESRMRSLRLTRVAVRTAWLESGDYPTLLGAADLGVCAHTSSSGLDLPMKVVDMFGCGLPVLAARYDVIHELVREDARFAGGSPNGCLFGGAGELAAQLCGVLEGFTAGTSVAGEMRTRMRRELEEKGGGNRWRDNWERAALPVFS from the exons CGGCCGCGGGTGCAGGtggtcgtcctcggggactttgggcgctcgccgcggatgcaGTATCACGCGCTGTCGCTCGCCGAttccctcggcgcggacgtggacgtcgtcgcgtacGTGGGAAgcgaaccccgccgcgaggtcgcgaTTCATCCCAGCATCCGCATGGCCCTcatcccgcccccgccggcgtggacgaaTGCGCGTCACGTGCCCCGaatcgtcgccctcgccgtccgcgtcgcgacgcagaCGGCGCAGATGCTGTGgaccaccgcggtggcgcttcCGAGACCGACGCACGTGCTGCTGcagacgccgccgtgcgtACCCTCCTTCGCCGTGTGCTGGCTCGTGTGCCTCATCCGACGCGCCAAGTTCGTCATCGACTGGCACAACTTCGCGTACACACTCATGGCGCTCAAGTTTGGGCCGTCGTCCCCAATCGTGTTCATCGCGAAGGTCTACGAGCGAATGCTGGGAAGGTTAGGGcacgcgcacctcgccgtcaccgacgcgatggcgacgtggCTTGACGAGCGATGGGGGattcgcgacgcggtggtgctTCACGACGCCCCGCCGGAGTTTTTCAGGCCCGCGAGCGTGACGGAGACGTCCGCGCTCATGCGTCGgctggcgccgtcgctcgacgcTTCACCCGCGAAAGTCCCCGGCGATTGCTGCGACGCGATTTTGGTCGGTGGGGGAGACccgctgacgacgacgacgacggggcggggcggcgcgcggtggcgcgagggtcgcccCGCGCTGGTAGTGTCGTCCACGAGCTGGACCCCGGACGAGGActtcggcgtcctcctcgacgcgctcacccTCTACGACTcagtcgccggcgccgacgcaaacgcgacgacgagtcgaTACCCCGACTTGCTCGTGATCGTCACCGGCAAGGGACCGCAGCGCGCGCACTACGAGTCGCGCATGCGTTCGTTGCGGCTGACACGCGTCGCGGTGCGGACGGCGTGGCTCGAGTCGGGGGATTACCCGACGTtgctgggcgccgcggattTGGGCGTGTGCGCGCacacgagctcgagcgggtTGGACTTACCGATGAAGGTGGTGGACATGTTCGGATGCGGGTTGCCGGTGCTTGCGGCGAGGTACGACGTGATCCACGAGTTGgttcgcgaggacgcgcggttCGCGGGCGGGAGC CCGAACGGGTGCCTGTTCGGCGGAGCcggggagctcgccgcgcagctgtgCGGGGTGCTCGAGGGGTTTACCGCGGGTACCAGCGTGGCGGGGGAGATGCGGACGAGGATGCGGCGCGAGTTGGAGGAGAAGGGCGGGGGGAACAGGTGGAGGGATAACTGGGAGCGAGCGGCGCTCCCGGTGTTCAGCTGA
- a CDS encoding predicted protein, translated as MVSGNLDLRVNATMRDLIRLVGRKLTVEGRTPVKEGGVENGSAVGDESDLRPPGSPAARLARRPTFAEVCSPMPR; from the coding sequence ATGGTGAGCGGGAACCTGGACCTGAGGGTCAACGCGACGATGAGGGATCTCATCAGGCTGGTGGGGCGCAAGCTGACGGTCGAGGGGCGGACGCCGGTTAAAGAGGGGGGAGTCGAGAATGGATCCGCGGTTGGGGATGAATCAGATCTTCGCCCCCCcgggtcgccggcggcacGGCTGGCGAGGCGTCCGACGTTCGCGGAGGTGTGCAGCCCGATGCCGAGGTGA